TTGACATAAAGCGTTGCGCCTTCAAGCGCAAGCCCTCGTTTGGCGCATTGGCATATGGCATTTTGCTCTGCGTGCACGCATACTTTGAACTCTTCCGTTCCGGCCTTGTCCTTAAGGCACACGCCTGTATCGCAGCAGTGCTCATGCCCACTGGGAACACCGTTGTAACCGTGCGAGAGTATTCTGTGGTCGATTGTGATTACCGCCCCGACGTGCTTTCTAAGGCATGTCGAACGCCGCGCGATGGTCTCCACCACATCCATATAAACTTGATCGAACGAAGGACGATCGGACAACGTCATAACCTCTGCTATTGTAGTTTCAATATTCTAGCAGTCAGAGCCGATATTCGCAATGTGTCTTGACCCTGAGAATGTGCGCTGATATACTCAATTCACAATGAATGAATCTGACACACCAACAACTTGCGCAAGGCATCCAAA
The window above is part of the Armatimonadota bacterium genome. Proteins encoded here:
- a CDS encoding dCMP deaminase family protein — encoded protein: MSDRPSFDQVYMDVVETIARRSTCLRKHVGAVITIDHRILSHGYNGVPSGHEHCCDTGVCLKDKAGTEEFKVCVHAEQNAICQCAKRGLALEGATLYVNADICITCAKLMISSGIARCVVKRDHKGGSNGIQLLEKCGVVVVEWPNNAG